The Streptomyces clavuligerus genome includes a region encoding these proteins:
- a CDS encoding radical SAM protein, with protein MTIAPEGPAAAPLRCVAIELTARCQLTCSHCYAESGPTCGHGSMSTGDWRRVITEAAALGAVTVQLIGGEPSLSPGFTGLVGHALDAGLRVRVYTNLYRVRGAHWSLYEHPRVDLACSYYSDEAAEHDRVTGRAGSHTATRANIVEAVRRGIRVEVGIVDLGGGQRVAQARAELEALGVAGVRVDRVRRVGNAAGSVLPSTSALCGRCGDGKAAILPDGTVAPCEIGRFLPGGSVADGTSLASVLASDRWARLRARIPHRAAAPCDPECAPLDDSQCGPVNSGPCGPGADDDGDL; from the coding sequence GTGACGATCGCTCCGGAGGGCCCCGCCGCCGCCCCGCTGCGCTGTGTCGCAATCGAGCTGACCGCCCGGTGCCAGTTGACCTGCTCGCACTGCTACGCGGAGTCCGGGCCGACGTGCGGGCACGGCTCGATGAGTACGGGGGACTGGCGCCGGGTCATCACCGAGGCCGCTGCTCTCGGCGCGGTGACTGTGCAGCTGATCGGGGGAGAGCCGAGCCTGAGTCCCGGCTTCACCGGGCTCGTCGGGCACGCGCTGGACGCCGGGCTGCGCGTCCGCGTCTACACCAATCTCTACCGGGTGCGCGGGGCTCACTGGAGCTTGTACGAGCACCCGCGGGTGGACCTCGCCTGCTCCTATTACAGCGACGAGGCAGCCGAGCACGACCGGGTCACCGGCCGGGCCGGGTCCCACACCGCGACGCGGGCGAACATCGTCGAGGCGGTGCGCCGGGGGATCAGGGTCGAGGTCGGGATCGTGGACCTGGGCGGCGGTCAGCGCGTCGCGCAGGCCCGTGCCGAGCTGGAAGCCCTGGGGGTGGCGGGGGTCCGTGTCGACCGGGTCCGCCGGGTCGGCAACGCCGCGGGCAGCGTGCTGCCTTCCACCTCGGCGCTGTGCGGCCGGTGCGGGGACGGGAAGGCGGCCATCCTCCCGGACGGGACGGTCGCACCGTGCGAGATAGGCCGCTTCCTTCCCGGTGGCAGCGTCGCCGACGGCACGAGCCTGGCCTCGGTCCTGGCGAGCGACCGGTGGGCCCGGTTGAGAGCGCGCATCCCCCACCGGGCCGCAGCTCCATGTGACCCTGAGTGCGCGCCCTTGGACGACAGCCAGTGCGGGCCTGTGAACAGCGGCCCGTGCGGCCCCGGAGCGGACGACGACGGGGACCTGTGA
- a CDS encoding O-methyltransferase, whose amino-acid sequence MPIPLVDWRPHARRLADAHLRPESRWWAPIASVPRHIFVPRWFERTDAGRVVRDGPTDTGAWLDAAYTDTTLVTRIGTVHADHTEPGTTAPPGGWPTSSSTLPTLIVTLYRLASLADTSRTLVTTGTGYGTALACHRLGDHHVTSVDVDPYLVQAATERLDAIGLHPHTAVRDVTGFLPAEFDRIISTVAVRPVPASWLTALRPGGRLVTTIADTGLIVVADRTPDGGARGRVAPHWASFMSARHGDDDEHTTPAAEVWGAADGDGEEVSGSRYPLLDVQNTWDIRSMLHLKVPGVSHRMGRNDDGSWTMRMAHPDGSWARADAPTRREPPTVHQGGPRRLWDTLEKIRTYLNTWGELPLHGAEVTITPDGETTLHRGHWSATL is encoded by the coding sequence ATGCCGATCCCCCTGGTGGACTGGCGGCCCCACGCCCGCCGCCTGGCCGATGCGCACCTGCGGCCGGAGTCCCGCTGGTGGGCGCCGATCGCCTCCGTCCCGCGGCACATCTTCGTCCCGCGCTGGTTCGAGCGGACCGACGCCGGGCGGGTGGTCCGCGACGGCCCCACCGACACCGGCGCGTGGCTCGACGCCGCCTACACCGACACCACCCTGGTGACCCGGATCGGCACCGTCCACGCCGACCACACCGAACCTGGCACCACCGCCCCGCCCGGCGGGTGGCCCACGTCGTCCTCGACCCTGCCCACCCTGATCGTCACCCTGTACCGGCTCGCCTCCCTCGCCGACACCTCCCGCACCCTCGTCACCACCGGCACGGGATACGGCACCGCCCTCGCCTGCCACCGCCTCGGTGACCACCACGTCACCTCAGTCGATGTCGACCCCTACCTCGTCCAGGCCGCCACCGAACGCCTGGACGCGATCGGGCTCCACCCGCACACCGCCGTCCGCGACGTCACCGGTTTTCTTCCCGCCGAGTTCGACCGCATCATCTCCACCGTCGCCGTACGACCCGTACCCGCCTCCTGGCTCACCGCACTGCGCCCCGGCGGTCGGCTGGTCACCACGATCGCCGACACCGGCCTGATCGTCGTCGCGGACAGGACGCCGGACGGCGGCGCCAGGGGCCGTGTGGCCCCCCACTGGGCCTCGTTCATGTCCGCCCGACACGGGGACGATGACGAGCACACCACCCCCGCCGCAGAAGTGTGGGGAGCGGCGGACGGCGACGGCGAGGAGGTCTCCGGCAGCCGGTATCCGCTGCTGGACGTGCAGAACACCTGGGACATCCGGTCCATGCTGCACCTGAAGGTCCCCGGGGTCAGCCACCGCATGGGGCGCAACGACGACGGCTCCTGGACGATGCGGATGGCACACCCCGACGGCTCCTGGGCCCGCGCCGACGCCCCCACCCGCCGCGAACCCCCGACCGTCCACCAGGGCGGACCCCGCCGCCTCTGGGACACACTGGAGAAGATCCGCACCTACCTCAACACCTGGGGCGAACTCCCCCTCCACGGCGCCGAGGTCACCATCACCCCCGACGGTGAGACCACCCTGCACCGCGGACACTGGTCCGCCACCCTCTGA
- a CDS encoding adenosylcobinamide amidohydrolase has product MSTVVPPPRAVTGLLPVRRIVRTEDGERLPALLWRAGAGWRMISSAVLGGGLGERHWVLNAQVPHGYGRTDPDRHLAGLAAAAGAHGAGVGLLTAADVRAYGQGHDNGVDAVATAGLRVRGWAASPADGVPEADGEPEAHGASGADSVPGTGGAYAPVQPGTVNIVVALPVALTDAALVNAVATATEAKVQALLDAGFDCSGTPTDAVCVAARTPGPGAVPHPFAGPRSLWGARLARAVHTAVRASARASEARC; this is encoded by the coding sequence GTGAGTACGGTCGTCCCACCGCCCCGCGCGGTCACCGGACTGCTGCCGGTGCGGCGGATCGTCCGCACCGAGGACGGCGAGCGGCTGCCCGCGCTGCTCTGGCGAGCGGGTGCGGGCTGGCGGATGATCAGCAGTGCCGTGCTGGGCGGCGGCCTGGGTGAGCGGCACTGGGTGCTCAACGCCCAGGTGCCGCACGGCTACGGGCGCACCGACCCCGATCGTCACCTGGCCGGGCTGGCCGCTGCCGCCGGGGCGCACGGTGCGGGGGTCGGGCTTCTGACAGCCGCCGATGTCCGCGCGTACGGTCAGGGCCACGACAATGGTGTGGACGCGGTGGCCACGGCGGGGCTGCGGGTACGGGGGTGGGCCGCGTCCCCGGCGGACGGCGTGCCGGAGGCCGATGGCGAGCCGGAGGCCCATGGTGCGTCCGGGGCCGACAGTGTGCCCGGGACCGGTGGGGCATACGCGCCCGTCCAGCCCGGAACCGTCAACATCGTCGTCGCGCTCCCCGTGGCACTGACCGACGCGGCCCTGGTCAACGCGGTCGCCACCGCCACCGAGGCCAAGGTCCAGGCCCTGCTGGACGCCGGGTTCGACTGCTCCGGCACGCCCACCGACGCCGTGTGCGTCGCCGCTCGCACGCCCGGCCCCGGCGCCGTGCCCCACCCCTTCGCCGGTCCCCGCTCCCTGTGGGGAGCCCGTCTGGCACGGGCCGTCCATACAGCCGTACGGGCCTCCGCGCGGGCGTCCGAAGCCCGCTGCTGA
- a CDS encoding RICIN domain-containing protein: MEECSGDFVDRPIRNYEFVWMVGLSGARAGGRVTPVIVLRRARVNELGWKDAELAAVQGSYTLTDPDGHVTTGTWARRECAGSGTARVEGDSSGAWAQGMWDLSVRATLSTGFTVIHPQWKSWDVSREVTLQFGSLGTAEEVPEWAYLVAKHSGKALDIGGASQDDGGWADQWDWADVDQQKFRVEPADGRYFRLIAKHSGKALAIADSSLSAGAALVQWEAGSGDNQRFQRFSLGRE; the protein is encoded by the coding sequence GTGGAAGAGTGCAGCGGTGACTTCGTCGACAGGCCCATCAGGAATTACGAGTTCGTCTGGATGGTCGGGCTGAGCGGTGCCCGTGCCGGGGGCCGTGTCACTCCCGTCATCGTGCTGCGCCGGGCCAGGGTCAATGAACTCGGCTGGAAGGACGCCGAACTCGCCGCCGTCCAGGGCTCGTACACCCTGACCGATCCGGACGGGCATGTCACGACGGGGACATGGGCCCGCCGGGAGTGCGCGGGGTCCGGTACGGCCCGGGTCGAGGGGGACAGCTCGGGGGCGTGGGCGCAGGGCATGTGGGATCTGTCGGTGCGGGCCACGCTCAGCACCGGTTTCACCGTGATCCACCCGCAGTGGAAGTCGTGGGACGTCTCCCGCGAGGTGACACTTCAGTTCGGGTCGCTGGGGACGGCCGAGGAGGTCCCGGAGTGGGCGTATCTGGTGGCGAAGCACTCGGGCAAGGCCCTGGACATCGGCGGGGCGTCCCAGGACGACGGCGGCTGGGCCGACCAGTGGGACTGGGCCGACGTCGACCAGCAGAAGTTCCGGGTCGAGCCCGCCGACGGCAGGTACTTCCGCCTCATCGCCAAGCATTCGGGCAAGGCCCTGGCCATCGCCGACAGCAGCCTCTCGGCGGGCGCCGCCCTCGTCCAGTGGGAAGCCGGCAGCGGCGACAATCAGCGCTTCCAGCGCTTCAGTCTCGGCCGGGAGTGA
- a CDS encoding class I SAM-dependent methyltransferase, whose protein sequence is MSGRTERYGDVLFNHAAPNERACLDSLGAVLDPTTTDVLKAVPGQRGLRLLEVAAGTGTVARWMAVHFTEGRVTATELDTRFLHTHGHRNLTVQRHDVTRDGFPAACFDVIHARYLLSHLPSRARVLGDLVRWLAPGGTLMVEDPSLFSLRAARDDTYRRVSLGAVHVLRSRIGTDSDEWPTSLAERFTNRGLTDINLRVMVPTVSCGTPMAAFWKLTLEHLAPALVELPGINRSDILYTLDRMSLPGFVDLGMATYTVTGRKPANGLEGKECQHQ, encoded by the coding sequence GTGAGCGGCCGCACGGAACGCTATGGAGATGTCCTCTTCAACCACGCCGCCCCCAATGAGCGTGCGTGCCTGGACTCCCTCGGCGCCGTGCTGGACCCCACCACCACCGACGTGCTGAAAGCCGTTCCGGGGCAACGCGGTCTGCGCCTGTTGGAAGTGGCGGCGGGGACCGGCACCGTCGCCCGGTGGATGGCCGTCCACTTCACGGAAGGGCGTGTCACCGCCACCGAGCTCGACACCCGCTTCCTGCATACCCATGGCCACCGCAACCTGACCGTCCAACGGCACGACGTGACGCGCGACGGGTTCCCGGCAGCGTGTTTCGACGTCATCCACGCCCGCTACCTGCTGTCCCACCTCCCCAGCCGTGCCCGAGTCCTCGGGGACCTCGTGAGGTGGCTGGCCCCAGGCGGAACCCTCATGGTCGAAGACCCGTCCCTCTTCTCGCTGAGGGCAGCCCGTGACGACACATACCGGCGCGTCTCCCTCGGTGCTGTGCACGTCCTCAGGAGCCGGATCGGAACCGACTCCGACGAGTGGCCCACTTCCCTTGCCGAACGCTTCACCAACCGGGGATTGACCGATATCAACCTGCGCGTCATGGTTCCCACCGTCTCCTGCGGCACCCCGATGGCCGCGTTCTGGAAGCTGACCCTCGAACATCTCGCACCGGCACTCGTCGAACTGCCCGGCATCAACCGCAGCGACATCCTGTACACACTCGACCGGATGTCCCTTCCGGGCTTCGTCGATCTCGGCATGGCCACCTACACCGTCACCGGCCGCAAGCCCGCAAACGGGTTGGAAGGGAAGGAGTGTCAGCACCAGTGA